The Anaeromicrobium sediminis genome contains the following window.
GTTGTGTATAAGGTGAATGTACAGGGGGACGCTTACGAAAAAACAGATTCATTAGTATTAGTCGATGAAGAAATGGTGCAAGCGGCTCGAGGAGGAGATTTGCAGGCTCAAGAATACTTGATTAAAAAGTATAAGAATTTTGTTAGGGCCAAAGCTAGATCTTATTTTTTAATAGGAGCTGACAGGGAAGACATAATTCAAGAGGGTATGATTGGGCTGTTTAAAGCCATAAGAGATTTTAAGGAAGACAAGCTATCTTCTTTTAGGGCTTTTGCAGAGCTTTGTATAACAAGGCAAATAATAACAGCCATAAAGACAGCTACAAGGCAAAAACATATTCCTCTGAATTCTTATGTTTCACTAAACAAGCCTATATACGACGAAGAGTCAGATAGAACTTTGTTAGATGTAATATCTTCTACTAGAATATCAGATCCAGAAGAACTCATAATATCTAGAGAAGAATTAAAGTTTATAGAAGGAAAAATAGGTGAAATACTGTCAGATTTAGAATGGACTGTACTTATGTCCTATCTGGAAGGAAAGTCCTACCAAGAAATGGCAGTAGAACTAAATAGACATGTTAAATCTATAGACAATGCGTTACAGAGAGTCAAAAGAAAGTTAGAAAAATATTTAGAAAGTAGAAATGAATAAATTTATTTATATGCAGTGAATGTTGACTTACAACTTATTTGATAGTAAAATAAGATGGTAGTGCCCATGTGGCTCAGTAGGTTAGAGCGTCGCCTTGGTAAGGCGGAGATCGGCGGTTCGAATCCGCTCATGGGCTCCAAAATACAAACTTACATATATGGATACACACGGATAAGTTTACCAACCTGTCTGTGTTAAATATACTTATTTTAAATAGGGAGGAATAAAAGATGGCTAAAGTTAAATTTGAA
Protein-coding sequences here:
- the sigH gene encoding RNA polymerase sporulation sigma factor SigH, which produces MNVQGDAYEKTDSLVLVDEEMVQAARGGDLQAQEYLIKKYKNFVRAKARSYFLIGADREDIIQEGMIGLFKAIRDFKEDKLSSFRAFAELCITRQIITAIKTATRQKHIPLNSYVSLNKPIYDEESDRTLLDVISSTRISDPEELIISREELKFIEGKIGEILSDLEWTVLMSYLEGKSYQEMAVELNRHVKSIDNALQRVKRKLEKYLESRNE